tttagtttctatatcatagttttttttgttaacaattgaaaactaattttatagcatcataaacaaaaaagtaaattttttttttttttttaaaaaagttaaccgaaaccgatccaaaaccaaaccgaaccaaatAAAAACCGAATctaatggttttggttttctaaaaaccgaatggatcaattcgggttttggttttagccaaaaaccgatccaaatcgacccatactcacccctaataTATAGGTCTCATAATCAAAACTAGGACAGTTAATACTTGACTTAACTTGAAACCCGACCCATAGAATACTGGGTTAGGGTTGTGCAATCTTGACCCATCAACACATCTACTCACTTACCTAATTTTTGTTTGGGTTGGGTTTAGGTTGACCCATTGGTTTAACAGGTGCACATACTCATTTGACAAGCTAACCCGCCAACCTACGACCTATTGGTTTAACAGGTGCAGATACTCATTTGACAAGCTAACCCGTCAACCTACGACCCATTTGACCCgaaatcaacccaccaacccgccaacccaacCACTCACAACCCATGTGACCTATTTCATCTGAAATCAACCTACCAACtcatcaacccatttgacctgccAAATCGAAACTCAAATTACCAACCCGTCAACCCGATCATTTTTCTGGTGACTGGGTTGGGTTTGAGAAGACAACTTGtaaaaccaaaattttaatgGGTCAGGTTAGGGTAATAGATTTTTGACCCATCCGTTAAACCGAACCCATTAGACATCCTTAATTAGAACCTTTATTACTTGCACCTTTTTACATTTACACATTGTATACGAAAACATAAAGATAACTTTTATACTATtcacctttttaaaaaatattttagaaactaatcaagttaaaagaaaataggCTTGGttcttatttttaacaaaataatataaaatagttaatattaattgtctgataataataattaaaagatatattcaCTAATGAATAGTAAATTAAGCAAAGGGTTGCATTTAataattctttgtatatatatggaaacAAATCTTAGATGTGATTATCTGAATTTCCTTATATTTATCACACACGAAAACAAAATACTCCCTAAATTTTCGTATATTATTCACGCCATTATAAATCTATATACGTCATCCGACCCCACAAATCAATAGAGGATGCTATAGAAACTAGTACGTTACGCATAAAGAGTTGTACACCAGATAAAAATCTAATCACAATTGTATGAAAATTCATATTTCCATAAATATTCCTTTTAACCTTTCATAAATATCCCTAaactatacatatacaattaaacCCTAATCAAACCATCACATACACGCaaaaaccttttatttttttatctttcttgtTAATCTCCTGAATTACTCCATTCTTGATTCGTAAAATCTTACTCATGGGAAGAACTAAACCACCTCGTCTCGATGGCGAAAGCGAAGACGATTACTACATGAGATTAATTCAAAAACTCGCAAACGAAAAGTTGGCGTTATTCGCTCGTTACCAGATGGAACAAcagcaagaagaagaagaacgtAAAGAAGTAGCAACAAACTTGCTGTCATTAAAAAAGTCGAAAAAAAGTTCGTTGAAACGTAAACAGCGTGATTTCGACGAAGATGACGTCATTGATATCAAgatcaagaacaagaaaaagaagaaggtaGGGGTTACGACGACGAATAAGGCGGAGCAAAGGCCGGTGGTGGTAAATAAAGTAACGGAGGGGGTAAAAGAGTTCATCAAGAATAAGATGAAGGGTTCGGATTtaaagttgttgatacaaaaaACGTTATATGCAAGTGATTTAAATCCTGGTCAGAATAGACTAAACATGCCAGCTAATCAATTAGAGACGAATGCGAACGATTTTTTGACAGCGGATGAGATGCGGAAACTTACAGACAAGGATAAAAAATCGGGCCTTGAAGTTGACAAGGATAAAAAATCGGGCGTTGAAGTTGGAATTTTGGGTCCAAATTTGAGAATGTATGACAGGATGTTGGAGTTGAAGATTTGGGATATGCCGTGCACGAAAAACTATGTGTTGATAAGCAATTGGTACAACTTCGTGAAAGAACATTACAATTTTTTGAAGAAAGGTACATTGATTCAAGTGTGGGCGTTTCGTTTAAACGAGCAGTTGTGTTTGGCACTTGTGTGTCCTGATCATGAGGATGATAATGTTGCGTTTGAGGAGAATTTACATGATGGTGAAAACGACGACGTCGCTGTTGCTGCTAGTGCTAGTGAAGTTTAGATTCTGGTTCATCTTCGTTTTGTTGATTCGTTAGGTTTTGATATTGTTAATTACTAGTTGACAATTAAGTAAATAATTAGGGTGTTATTTTTTATGACTTCTGACCTTATGATTAAAGAGTACTTTGATTGTTATGATCAGTAAttccaaaattatttttaactgTATGCATGTTTTAATTCGGTTGAGACACACAatatttttggtgttttttttgttggttaaatgCTTGATTTTCTTATCAGATTTTGTGTAGCTGATCATCAATGATTTTCagtaatttttaaaatacaacTACACATCAAGGCGTTAATCATGGATTTATGGGTCACATGTTTAACTAACCGAAAAATTATGTAGAACGGGTCGAAAGAaaccataacacaattagattATTATGAGTTTAATGCCTGCCTTTGGCCTATCAGGTTTTTTTGAAGTCTTAATTGTTTGTCATTCCATAAAAGATTCGACTTAATCAGAATAATTACCATCAAAAATGGCTTTTTTGAATAACTCTGGATGGGTTGCACCAACAGGAAGCTCCCCAGGCCCAGCAGTCCAGCACCATATATGACCAACAGGACCAAGCTGGCCTTTACAAACATAAACATGATATTTCTCAGCCGCTTCTAATAAAACATGGATGTAATTTGCTTAATTCTGCAATCCGCTGCTAGCTATTTGTAAAATGCCATAAGGAACTGAATCCGCGCGCACCACCATCTCCGGCCTCAATTTGTACAGATGGAGCACCGTATGTAATGAGAGTCAGCCAGCCAGGTTGGGTAACTATTGGGTCAATACCTACAAGTCCATTTGGAACACATAACTAAAATGGATTTGACGACCTGCAGTaactaacttgttttttttagtcTTGCAAATCATTAACCTGTTACATATGATTAGATATACTACAGTAGTTTTATGCTTTAGTACtctctttccttttctttttttttttttttatttttaaaatttgtacgTCGGGAtacatttcaatttcaaatgactatgGATATGTTTCACGGGCCAGTTTAATCAAGTTGAATCAGCTCGTTAGATTTAAAATCATAACCCCATGAATCAATGGTTTGTATCAAAACTTGATTAGTGACCCTGAATTTAAACTGATTTTGACTGCAGCGATATCATATCCAATTCTTTTAGTAACTGACTAGCATTGTATGTCCAGTCCCATGTATCCGTTGTGTGTTCTGTAGCGCGCTTGTATCAGAGTAGAAGGTGGCTAGTTCCTTACTAACAGCAACATGTCTATAGAAGGTCTATGTTCAGTAACGTGTTGAGACTATCACAATTCCGACTGGCCTTTGGTATATGTTTGGAGTTTCAGCTGCTAGCTATATTTAATCTTCAACTTAAGTATGTATTTGTGGACAATTTCGTAGGCACCTATCTTAATCAAAATGGCCCCTGCTCATTTTTGTCATGAATATGACTGCAAAATATTACACAAACAGCAGATACAAATGTTTTAACAAGAAAGATTGGTTCTTCAAAGTAACggaaaatatttttaacttcAAGTTTAGAAGTCAATAGGTATGACCTCGAATGTGAAAATGGCATACATGATATGGTGCGTATATAGTGAGCATACAATTAGTCAATTAGAACCACAAGTATAAGTGGTATATTAGATTATTTTACATGAATTGACAGTTTTTAAGAATTTGGGTATAAAGAATAGAAGTGTCAGTATTAGATATGAAATTGGGTCAGATGGAAATAACGGGCTGAGATTCACAGAAAATGTATGTTAAAGTATACTCCTAAGCCGTTCTTCACCCTTTCTAGTACGCCTTCCATGTTGATTTTTCAGGTGCTGTGTAATATGATGTTCATTAGAGCCCAACCTTCTAAAGTTATTTACACAAATGTCGCATTCCTAAGCATGTTACAACTCTAAACATATGAAACAGCTTTAGATCATCTGGCATGGAATGGCTATACCTATATATATGCCAATGGTT
The sequence above is drawn from the Erigeron canadensis isolate Cc75 chromosome 4, C_canadensis_v1, whole genome shotgun sequence genome and encodes:
- the LOC122597346 gene encoding B3 domain-containing protein At3g25182-like, encoding MGRTKPPRLDGESEDDYYMRLIQKLANEKLALFARYQMEQQQEEEERKEVATNLLSLKKSKKSSLKRKQRDFDEDDVIDIKIKNKKKKKVGVTTTNKAEQRPVVVNKVTEGVKEFIKNKMKGSDLKLLIQKTLYASDLNPGQNRLNMPANQLETNANDFLTADEMRKLTDKDKKSGLEVDKDKKSGVEVGILGPNLRMYDRMLELKIWDMPCTKNYVLISNWYNFVKEHYNFLKKGTLIQVWAFRLNEQLCLALVCPDHEDDNVAFEENLHDGENDDVAVAASASEV